TGCAATTACGCCATCAACATGTCGGAGGATTTTAAGGAAAAGTACCTTGCATGCACCTGCCTTGCACATCATATGTCACAGACCAATCAAATTCAATGTAGATTAGCAGGCCAAGAAAGCCAGAACCCACTAGTCTTTTAAGTTTCCAGTTACAGGTCAATTCTAACTGGACCACCTTGCAACCTGACATACTGTTTTTATGTGTTGCAGATTATTCCTTAGTGGGGGAAGTTTATTATTCCGATAGCTTTTTTCAATCTTTTATTTCATCTATTGTTTTTAGTATGTTCTTTGATGtataaaataattactaataattagtttatttttaaaaaaatgtaatgGTCTTccatattttgcaaaaaaaaaaaaaaaaagctaatgaGTTTAGTTACCTCCGAATGGCCATGCAATTTCTTAGTCCCAAAAAGTAAAATGAGttttcttattttctgttttcataTCTTTTAATCCCTGAAATCAATACATTTATTTAACCagaaattagaaaaaaagagagtcAGAAACAAAGCATGGAAACAAATAAAAACAGTTCAGCTTGCATATGAATTTGCTAAATAACCAAACAACCAAAACAATCAGTCTGCAACATCTGGATAGATCTTAGATAATTAGCAGAGTACTAAAATGGAAAGAATCaaagatattatttttaaagttcTCATTTATTCCAAATAGAATCACTATAAAGAGAACAAAGAACAAGAATAACCATCCATTTTACACTAAAAAGACAGAATACACATTTGACATACTCTAAATTAGATGGTTTTTCCTTTGCTCTCTATGTACATGGGAAATTGATCCAAAGACTGCACTTCCAGAGTAACTTTTTGGTTTGCATTTTATTTCCACTAGCTCTGCACTCCTTATTGCAGCAAGgattgtttcaaaaaaaaaatcagaatctATCAATATAGTAAACATGGGCCCAAATTTCTTATATGGATCCTCATCAATTTAATCCCCCTCTCAGCTGTTGCTCAAAACCGTAACATGCCTGCTTGCAATTCGATGGAGCTGGTCATATCCTGCAAGAACTCCTGCTCCTGCCATTCCTGAGAGCATGTTAGCAGCTGCTCCCCTAAACAGTGCAGAGAAACCCTCCTTGCAGACTATAAGTTGTAAGGCATGGAATGCGCCGTGATACTTGGAAGGTTGTCCTGAAGTCAACATCATTCTCCTGCGCAGTGTGTCAAATGGGTATGCACAGACCCCAGAAAATGTTGTCACAGTCCATCCTAACACAAAACTAGCTAAAAAGTTTCCCTGCAACAACAAAAAGCCATTGATGTTGAAAGATAACAGGAATTAGGGAGTAATAACCAAGAGAAACCAACAAACTATTGTCCTTCAGGCATACGGTTATATCTTGCTTCACAATGCTAGAAGCCTAGAATAAATAAACAGGAGACATGATGGACTTGGGAGATCAACAGAACAATAGTGGAGATCCATGTtaatacatatatctatatatatatatgatgcaGACCACAGAGAGATCGAAAAGAGTTTCATATTCTGAGGCAGTTGTGAGCAGTTGCGTACTCAAAAGAGAGAAGGCATTATGATATCTAATGCATGTAGGAAGGGGAGAAAATGTACCCAAATAAACTCATACACTTTGCaataaccataaccatcaagcCTTATCCCAACTTTGGGTCAGCTTCACTTTGCACTGTTATTGTAATTAATAAAAGGATTTGTAGCTGgacttccttttatttttatttttttatgcttgGTTGCGTCCTACAAATACAGGAACTTTGCCTTGGGAAATGGACAAATGGAGTGCCTTTCTCTACACTCTAGAAAAATTTCTGTATCCGCTCTCCTCCTCTATTTACATTCATCTTTTTCTAACCTTTTGATTCAAATATTGCTctccatgagagagagagagacaagagAACTGCAACAACCAGCAACAAAAGTGTAACACATTTACTGAAGAAAGATCATTTGGTCATGCAGAACCACAAAAATCCATCTTCCTGTCATCATCATCAAATTTGCCCAAGACCGCCACAGCCCATGTTTCCTCTCACATGAATTGCAGGTGTTCGATGCTGATTTTAATGTAGATACCTGGGGTTAAGACCTAGGTCAGGATTCACTAACAATAAGATAGTCCAGTAATGCTCCAATGATACCAACTGTTCTagaatgaatcataaacttctCCTTATACCTAGAAATCAAAGCATGCATGGCCTATCAGGTACCGCAGTATTTTAGTTAAATGAGCTCATTAGAAGAGTTTGGTGGTTACCTCCaacggtccaactagaacagcAGGCTTCACAGTGTCGTAGATGCCAAAATAGAGGCCCCGATACAGAGTGATACCCATTATAGAAACTCCAAAACCACGATACAAACCAGCAATACCATCACTTGCCAGTGTCTTCCTGTATACATCTAGTAGTCCTTTAAACTGGCGTTGGTTGTTAGCTCGGTATTCAATTGCATCCGTTGCAAGCCGGGTTCGTGCATAATCTAAATGATATAAAAGCAATGAAGTTGTTGCTCCAGCAGCACTACCAGAAGCCACATTAACTGCTAACCACTTCAGATAACCATCTTTCTCCTTTGAGCATCCAAAAAGGCTCTGGAAGTATCCCTTGACTGCAAAATTGAAGGCCTGcgagaaaatggaaaaaaagggcaacatttttgataaaattatTTCAAGTCATAACACATATGAAAACTATAGTGAAACCACATCAATGGATATTGGACATACGTATCAAGTATGATAATAGCACCGCTACTCTCTAAATTCAAGATCTTCAGGCATGTAAGGCATAAGATATAACTGTCCAATAGTATTCCCCTCCTTGAGGCCTATACTGTTTAATTTTGCTATCTCTCCATTATTTCATGTAACACCATGTGCTTATATACATAACAATTTTTATTAGAAAGTCAAAAAACTTCTTTTTACATATAAGGTAGGAATTTTAGGAAAAGAAAGCAAGTAGGATGTATGTTTGCACTACCACCGGGGTTGCAACAAAGATGAACAGTTTCCTCCCTACTTAGCAGAAAAACCCATCTCATCAAGCATCACATGCAACTAAAAGTTACTGCAAACACTGTAGATGAAAGGTTTCTATTTTTACTGAACAGGGTTTGGAGCTCCCAAAGCTTCAAGAGGAGGAAAACATCTTCATGTGCTTTGCTGCAGCCAAAGATTCGTCAACAAGCAAAACAAAGAAACTCATCTTTTTCCATAATACGATTAGAAACTAAAGAACCTAAAGCTTAGTGCTGAATAACTAAGCATTAGGTTGGTTTAATAGTACAGTTTTCGTTTCATTAATTGCCAATCCCTCATTCTCCATAGATTGATGGTTAAGTCGCCAAGCCACTTGTCATGCAGTTGTCTATGATGTGACAGCTTTCATGAGCTAAATAAAGTTGAGCTTGCAGGCAAGCTTGATGGCGAACCTGGCATATGGAGAATGAAAGGATGCAACAAACGGTGATGCATCAATGCTGAAATTGGTCTTGGGTTTTGTTTCAACTTAGAGAATCATGCCATCCAGATGGATATGCACAATTTTGTTCACTGCCAAAATTTCTAGGAAGTGCCAGCTAAAAGTAAGGCTACTAGGCTTATAAGCATATCATTTGAGCCATATAAATGGTGAGGTTTGCCTTTGATACTTTAGAATGGTTCACTAAAAACTGTGGTTGCCTCACGGCAGACTAATTTAGAGGTTTGACTGGCATATTGTTGGTTACTTTGGAAAGGGAACAATTAACAAGATTTAAATGCTTTGATGCTTAGAGCATCCCAATGCCCTAAGTGTACAATATCTAACAGCTCTGGCACATGTTTAGCGCAAAAGAGCTTCCTGTAACTGAAAATGTAGATTATTTATAGCATACTTTAGACTTTTCCCTTAAATCAGGATCAAATCCATAAGATTGATTGGTTTTGGCCATTGCCGTCCTAGTGCTATCAGTAAGCTTGCTGCCTTTGGAAAACATTCATGGATACATTCACACAGAAAAATTCGTAGCATAAAGTTTCCAATGCAAAAGTTAATATATAAAATGGGAATCAGATAAGGAGGATCGGGAGTATGTTCTTCTATCACTAATGTTCTGCCAACATATGGCAGGTATACAGGCTCAAGCTGAAATGCAGAGAACGAATGGTTCATTTCTCCAGAATATTGTGCTTTTTTTTAAGGCTAAATGAGTTCTCTGTCAAAATTGTTGTCAACAGTTGCTGTGCAACATATTTGGCTTACATAATTTTGCATACCACAATAAAGGCCCAGACGACCATCATAAGGCTTATAATGTTTCAGACTAAGATGCTTAGTATTCGATGTCAATTATTAAAGATAGCTAAGAACCAAAATATGACAGGCAACATTGCCACTCTGTCATACTGTTCtatcatatatatacatatatgtatacgtTGGTTTATTACTCCCCTTCTTATAtcgagaaaaacatatagatgtttGCTCCACTTTCGAAGACCTTCAGAGCACTATCCCAAACCAGAAGCAGACTTCTCGTATCCAAATACTACAGGCTGGCTCATGCATATGCAAAGGGAACAGAACTACAGATTGACCAGCCGATTCCAAGTTTTCTAAGCACAGGGAACGCTATGCTTCAAAAACTGACTAACCTTCACAATGTGGCTGAAAGGTTCTGATAGGATTTGCCATCCTCAGATCATTTCTTGGAGTAAAGATTGTTGGCAACTGAGCAAATATACGTAAAAGATTCATTGGAAAATCATTGATTAGGTATGGAACTTGCTTTTTAAAATAAACCATCCATTTTCAGATCAAAAGGCATAGTTTAAATCTTCATGATTTTGCAACTTGAGACTTCAGTTCTCATTCAACTTAACATTCGTGGATTTACCATGTGTTGATAGGATATACTGtttcaaattttcaaaaaacaaaaaggttCAATTTTTTATGGATTTGTGATGTGTTGAGGAGACAGACCTTTTGAACTCGTCAACACACTAAAAAGGTTCAATTTTACTGGTATCTTGATTATAAGTGCAGCTGCAACCTAGAATTACATTTTTCTATAGTCTCATAATTACTTAGAGGGTCACAATTAGATTGTCTAGATAAATGATTAATATCAAGCACTGTATTCTTAATGTCAAGACCAATAACTAgtcctttttctcttttccaaTTTTTTCCACATGTTCTCTTGATTGATAGATATGCTTTCATTTTGTAAAATGCActtgcttttctcttttcttcctttaaAGACAGATTATACTTTTCACAAAATTGGAGGTCAAAAATGTAAGAAATGAATCACATTAGGAGATTCTCTTATTTGACCAAAGAACCAAGCTCACATCACGAAAGTAAAAAGCACCAAGCCTATAAAGTAAAGGAGCAAAAATATGGAGAAAATCATCTTGTCTGAAATCATGGACTTTCGATTCTTTTGTGTCATGCTAATAAGCAAAAGGAATATAAAAGTAGCaatggaagaattaaaccaaaatTTTTATAAAGCCCAGCATCCCacatttatattttaatgaCTTAAAATAGCACGATAAACTAAGTCTTTCTCCCAGAATGCCATCCAAAATTCAATCCCTCCAGTTGCGAAGAAATAAGCATGTACATTGTTGAACTAAACACAAGCCCCTGCTTCTCAATGAATGAACTCATAACAGACACCAAGGATTGAAGTATTCTGTGCTGATGGAGTGCAGGTAAAGCACTGCAGCTATACATATCATGGTAAGCTATGTTTCAGTGCTTGGCAGATAAGACATGCACCGACATAGCAGCATGCCAAGAGCTGGCATACAGCCAGTAACATGTCAGTGCCTCATGCTTGTAAGGATGGCACATATGATGCAGTGTCGTGCTGCTACCGATACTTGAATTCGTGGTAAACACTGATTTATAGACTTCAATCCCGATAGATCTCACATTCTATTACAGCAGGGTAGTCAGTTCTCAGTACCTAGCTAAAATGAATCTCTGCGATTATctaaagaaataacaaaattttATCAAAACCCAATTTAATGAGCACTCATCTACTGACAGCGTGATGTAATATTCCAATTTTAAACCCATCTAAACAAATCAAAATTTCAATAACAAACAATATTCATGAAACTCGATTCAAAATAACAATGAAAAGAGCACACAAATCCTGATATCAATCCAATAGAATCAAACAAACTAGAAGAACAAGAATTGGAAGAAAAAAGgtgatttttgttgtttttggaAGAACACCAACCTGGGTGGGGAAGTATCTGATGACATTGGCCTGGTTCCCTCTCCAGAGGGAGAGCACGCCCTCCTCTCTCaaaaccctcgagaagcaatTGGAGATCCCGTTGTAAGGCCGCCGTAGGTGGCCTCTCTTTAGCATCTCCCCCTGGTTCTGCAGCAGGAGCTTCACCCGCTCCACCGGCGCTGCCGCGCTCTTCGCCACCACCGCCGCGACGCCGCCCATCACGAAGTCCGCCGCCATTTTCCCCGTCGGCCTCTCAGCCGCCTTCTCCGCCGCGTCGATGGCGGCGCCGGCGGGAGCCACCATTCTCCCGTCGTCCCCTCGCTCTGGAGAGGAGAAAAAACAAGATTGGTGTCGACGGTCGAGCCGGCGAAGAGATCATAGCTTTAACGGATGGAGAGGGAATAAAAAAATCCGAAACAAAGAAGTGGGTGTAAAAGATTCGAGTCTAGATTGGTCGGACTTGTCGCGTCCCAGCCCAAATAGGAGACAGATTCGTGGGACGATGGACCGATCAGCGATGCCTACGTCAtctcttatttaattttatctttttctttataatattttttaaaaaatttaaatttacgtgaatatctttttaaaatttatattgtatCCTTCCGGGAGATATTATTTTTGTACAAATATTTCTAATAAAACTGTTATTCTAACCgcattaataaaaatcatatttattttaaataaaataaaataaaattttaaaattatttttttgtttttcattgtgatcgtcttataaatatttttttatatgtctacccattaaaaatattttaattactttaatttaaaactgttaattttttaatgacgttagatggcgtgggtatatatacaaaaataagaataaaaaaataaaataataaaataagtatttAATGAGGataaacatgtaaatattatttttgaaaaagtattcgtgcaaaatttgatatttcaaagatattcatgtaaaaaaaatccttaattttatttctttctttgtctAAACATGGGTCACATCAATGGGATACTAGGACAGCTAACGTGtgtcacattttttttttcttaaacctTTAATCCGAAAATAATAGTTTTCCTTTTTTCTGAATCAGCTAATGTTACTTTGATAGAagatcgcagcatcaaattcaaTTGTGAATCCATCTTTTATTTGTATGTGTTTTGTAATGCCCTCCCGGATTTTCCAAGTAACAGAGAGAGGCCAAGTCCGGGTGTTCTGCCTCTTATTAAAGAAacagtatttttctttttgttggcaTCGTTGGATCAGCCAAAGCTAGCAATCAAGTGTCCTGAATGGTATTGTCGACTAGATGGAGTTATTCCAATAAGTTAGTGATATTGTGGACTAGATGATGCATATAGTAATACACACTAAAGTTGATGTCCATACTGAACTTttgcatatattaatacattgtGATGCAGTTGTCTGAAATATTTACATATTTAATGTAGTTTATGTGTGGATTATTTTGATCTGATTtgacataaaaaatataatggTTTGGTAAAAAATGAATATCAATTTGAAACAAAGTTTTTAAACCTTGATACATCAATTATCTCGATGAACCAAGATCTTGGTctattgagaaaaataaaactaagattCTCCAAGGTCCAGATTGTTTTGGACCAAAGTATCAATATCTCAATTAATATGATAAGTTTGGAATTAGAAactatatttaattattaattttgagttttattaataaataatatatttatggaGCTAACaaaatgactgaaaaatatcgGCCACCAATATCTCGGCTTTATCAGTTTATATCGATTGAGATAAAAAGATTGAGATTTATGCATGTATCATATGATGAGCTGCCAAATATTGTTATAGACAAACATCTTGGTCGACAAAAAAATCtttaatttgaaaagaatttaaTTAGGCATGAATTCTATTATTCAAACTAATTCAAATATGAATTGGATTTGCATAGTGATTTTCAATCCAACTGCAACTCTAGGTGTGATGATCAACATAGTTTAGAAATAACTGAGAAccatcttagattagggttgtGAATTAGTCGAATCCATGGTATATTTGCATATGTACTCAATaagaaattttgaattcaatttcggatttggatttataaaaaataagtaAGCTCTGAACTCCAATCTCAACTCAATTAGTAATCCGATTCGAGGTTTACTTTTATAATAATAGTTTATGGTAGATTATAACATGAAAGGAGCACAATTTGAAGTGAGTGATTGATTTGAGAAATATCAATCACTTTTccaatatgtttaaatttctaaTTATATTGAGTTTgactaaaatataataaaaatctaCATATTTATTGGGATTTTAGAACTCATATAGCAACGATGAGAGTTAAGGAGAGCATgcataagaaaaagatataaatcaaatatgaagcaaaaaaaaaaaaaactcaaatcaTGTAGCTAATTTTCTCTATGGTTCTATATTTGTATATACTCTATATACATTGTTTATTTTTCACTATTCAAGTTACATCCAAAGTTCaatccaacaaaaaaaatcGAATGTGTAGAATATAAATTTGATccaataaaattattaaaaacttaattgaaatatatattaattattataaaataattagataAGATTATTAAGTTTTTTGGGATCATTTGCAATCCTACCTTGGATCTGTTGAAGATAGGAAATTGATGATGTCAAACCCGATCGGCCGGAAGTTACTCAAGTATTGCAAATTTTGTTTTACCTATCCCCCCTTTCCTCTTAGCCATGgtctttctctccttctctgCTCTTACAAAACTCgatgctttttttttaaccCCTTCTCGATTTGGTTAATGGTTATGTACATATCATAATAGAGTCCCACATTTGgacattatttatttttgagttttttgtatgaatatcctcctaaatatcgaactttacatgaatacccttcctaaaattaatatttgcatgtataccctcataaaatacttgttttgttattttaccttttttttattcttatttttacatATGTGCCCATGCTATTTAAtaccattaaaaaattaatagtaAATATTGTTAAtaggtagatgtgcaaaaaaaatatatttataaagcgatcacaatagaaaacaaaaacataatttcaaaattatattttattttttattaatataaatatgatttttattaatggtACTATAAGAATCGTTATAtcatttatgtaaaaataatattttataaaagtatagaaataaatataaattttaaaaaatatttatataaatttaaatttttagtagGGTGTTCCTGAAAAAGAAAACCCATAATTTTTTAAGTCTGTTTCTACATAAGCGCCATGGTCCGTTGCGAGTCGGCGATGCCATTCGCACTCCCTGGGACTGTTGGTTTTCAGGCGAAATCCTCGCATccgatataaatatatatattgataattTTGTTAAAGAAAAACTATTTGCAGGGAGATATTTACATGGAAATCTGagcccagaaaaaaaaaacacccttcTTTCCACCTTTCTCTAGTTCTCTCCTTATTTCTAATAAATTCTCGAAAACCTAACCCTAATTTGTTATAATTCTGTTTTCTTAATCTCGAGGCCATGGCAGAGCCCGGCGAGACCTCTGCTTCGTCTCCTCCTCCGTCCA
The Phoenix dactylifera cultivar Barhee BC4 chromosome 3, palm_55x_up_171113_PBpolish2nd_filt_p, whole genome shotgun sequence DNA segment above includes these coding regions:
- the LOC103714397 gene encoding LOW QUALITY PROTEIN: ADP,ATP carrier protein ER-ANT1 (The sequence of the model RefSeq protein was modified relative to this genomic sequence to represent the inferred CDS: inserted 1 base in 1 codon), which produces MVAPAGAAIDAAEKAAERPTGKMAADFVMGGVAAVVAKSAAAPVERVKLLLQNQGEMLKRGHLRRPYNGISNCFSRVLREEGVLSLWRGNQANVIRYFPTQAFNFAVKGYFQSLFGCSKEKDGYLKWLAVNVASGSAAGATTSLLLYHLDYARTRLATDAIEYRANNQRQFKGLLDVYRKTLASDGIAGLYRGFGVSIMGITLYRGLYFGIYDTVKPAVLVGPLEGNFLASFVLGWTVTTFSGVCAYPFDTLRRRMMLTSGQPSKYHGAFHALQLIVCKEGFSALFRGAAANMLSGMAGAGVLAGYDQLHRIASRHXYGFEQQLRGGLN